The DNA region GTGGATCCTGCGTCGAGGGATCACCGGCTCCACGTACGGCGGCGGCGAGGCCGACGAACTGCCCGCCCGAGGCGCCCTCGGACTGCGCGCCAAGGCCGCCGTCGAGAACGGATACGCGAGCGCGGCCACCGGCTTCCGCACCGAGTCCGTCGAGCGCGACGCCGACGCCCGGCTGGTCCTGGTCGCCGAGGACGGCCGCCGCCTCGACCCGGTCGACGAGACCATCGTCCTGACCGGCTTCCGCCCAGACCTGTCCTTCCTGTCCGAACTCCGCCTCGGCCTCGACGAGCGCCTCCAGGCCCCGACCGCGCTGGCCCCGCTGATCGACCCCAACGTCCACTCCTGCGGCACCGTCTACCCGCACGGCGTGAACGAGCTGTCCCACCCGGAACAGGGTGTCTACCTGGTCGGGATGAAGTCCTACGGCCGCGCGCCCACCTTCCTCGCGATGACCGGCTACGAGCAGGTCCGCTCCATCGCCGCGGCAATCGCCGGAGACCAGGAGGCCGCCGAGCGCGTCGAGCTGACCCTGCCGGAGACCGGAGTCTGTGGCGGCGCGGGCCTGTTCGACGACCCCGACGCCGCGCAGAGCAGCGAGGGCGGCGGATGCTGCGCGGCTCCCGCCACGCTCCAGATCGGCATCGGCGCCCCGGCCACCACCTCCGGCGGCTGCTGAACTCCCCACCCACCCCAGGAGGTTCGCCATGTCGTCCCGCGTACAGCTCGCCCTCCGCGTCCCCGACCTCGCCGCGTCCATCGATTTCTACACGAAGCTCTTCGGCACCGAGCCCTCCAAACTGCGGGGCGGCAACGCCAACTTCGCCATCGCCGAGCCCCCGCTCAAGCTCGTCCTGATCGAGGGCGCGGCGGGTGAGGAAACGCGTATGGACCACCTCGGCGTCGAGGTCGAAAGCACCGACGCCGTCCACGCCGCCACCTCCCGCCTGACCGAGGCCGGCCTGGCCACCGACGTGGAAGACGACACCACCTGCTGCTACGCCCTCCAGGACAAGGTCTGGGTCCACGGCCCCGGCCAGGAGCCCTGGGAGGTGTACGTCGTCAAGGCCGACGCCGACTCCCTGGCCAAGCAACAGGGCAGCACCTGCTGCACCGGCCAGACCGACGCCGCGGTCGTCACGAAGGAACCGTCCGTCGCGGGCGGCTGCTGCTGATCCGCCGATGACCAACCTCCACACCAGCGAGGCCGTGACCGGCACGGGGGACCGGTCACGGCCTCGCGCCGCGCTGCCCGCCCTGTGCGCCACCCAGATCACCAGCTGGGGAATCGTCTACTACGCCTTCCCCGTCCTGAACCCCCAGATCACCGCCGCCACGGGCTGGTCAGCGACCGCGACCACCGGAGCCTTCTCGGGCGGGCTCCTGGTCTCCGCCCTCACCGGCATCCCCATCGGACGCATCCTCGACCGACGAGGCCCGCGCGCCGTCATGACCACCGGCTCGCTCATCGGTGTGATCGCCGTGCTGGCCATCGCCTACGCACCGAACCTCGCGACTTTCACCGCCGCCTGGCTGCTGGCCGGCGTGGCCATGTCTGCCACCTCTACCAGCCCGCCTTCGCCGCCCTCACCCGCTGGTGGGGCGAAGACCGCGTCCGCGCCCTCACCGGCGGCCAGGCCTCCACCGCCTTCGCACCCTTCACCGCCGCGCTGGCCGAGCACCTGAGCTGGCGCACCACGTACGCCGTACTCGCGGTGATCCTGGCCCTCGTGACCATCCCCGCTCACGCCTTCGCCCTACGAGCACCCCGGCCGCCCGCGCCAACGCCGCCCGCCCAACGAGACACCCCCAACGGCTCGGTGGTCCGCAGCCGCCCTTTCCTGATGCTCGCCACCGCACTCACGCTGAACAGCTTCACCATGTACGCCGTCGTCATCGCCCTCGTCCCCCTACTGATCACTCGCGGCGCCAGCCCCACGGCCGCCGCCTGGGCACTCGGGCTCGGGGGTGCGGGACAGCCCCTCGGCCGCACCCTGTACGCCACCCTCGCCCGCCGCACCGGTGTCACGACCCGCACGGTCGCCCTGCCGGGTGGGCCGTCGGTCTGGACAAGCCATCGACGTACCCATCGGTAGTCCACCCGCAGCGGCGCTCGCCGCGCTGCGCTGCGCGCCACGGACTACGCCCCCTATCGCCGAGACCGACAGGGAACGGTGCGCATCGAAAAGCGCCTGCCGCGTAGAGCTCGACCCACCCCACCTCGCCGCCTGGTGCCACCTGTGCCAGGCGGAACGCGTCTTCACTCTCCCCCATCCATGGGGGATGCCCGTGTACGACTCGGTGGTCAGGCAAGGCACCCGATGGCACCTCCCGAGATATACTTAGCTCCACATTTGATATACGGGAGGCGGACATGAGTCGGACGGTTATCGATCTGGACGACGAACTGGTCGCGGACGTCGCGAAAGCCCTTGGGACGAGCACCAAGAAGGAGACCGTCAACACCGCTCTTCGCGAGGTGTTGGAGAGCCGGCGTCGCGCCCTGGCTCTCGCCCGGCTGCGGGCCGCTGCGGGCGACGGCGCATTTGATCTGGAGCTGTTCGAGAACAAGGGGAACTACCGCCGGTGAACGCGGCCCAGTTCCTGATCGACACCAGCGCGCTCGCGCGGTTCATGCGCGGGGACGCGGAGCAGTACGGCTGGGACCAGGCCGCCGCGGCCGGACTCATCGCGACCTGCCCCGTTACCGAGCTCGAGTTCTTCTACAGCGCACGGTCGGCCGCCGATCGGGCAGACGGCATCGAGGACATGCGGCTGATCTTCGGCTGGGTTCCCGTCGACGTCCGCGCCTACGACCGCGCCTGGCACGTCCAGGAAGCCCTCACCAAGCAGGGGAAACACCGGAGCGCCGGAGCGGTCGATCTGGTCGTCGCCGCGACCGCTGAGCTGCAGGGGCTCACCCTGCTCCATCGCGATCACGACTTCGAGTGCATCGCCGCAGTGACCGGACAAGCCCTCCAGTGGTATGGCCCGGAGCACGGCAAATAGGGTGGCGGTCGCCCCAGAACTCCCGGCCGGAGACCTGGAAAGCCTGTTGGGGGCAACCCCTCACGAGTTCGAATCTCGTATCCTCCGCCGGTGCCTCACCGGGCACGACTCGAAGGGCCCCACCGTTCGCGGTGGGGCCCTTCGACGCTTTCCGTCCCGGTTTTCTGCTTCAGGGGGTCTCCGTCGGAGCGGGACTGTTGCGAGGAGCCGATGAGATGAGCGAACAGTGGATCGTGGACTTCTGGTTCGACCCCGTCTGCCCGTACACGTGGATCAGCTCGCGGTGGATGGTGGAGGTCACCAAGGTGCGGCCGGTGACCGTCCGCTGGCGGGTGATGAGTCTGTCGGTGCTCAACGAGCATCGGGACGACAACCCCGAGGGCGAGTGGGGCGACTACATGTGGGCTCCGGTGCGCGTGTGTGCCGCCGTGGAGGAGCGGTTCGGTCAACAGGCGCTCGGTGACCTCTTCACCGCGATGGGCACCCGGTTTCATCTCCGGGGTGAGTGGGGGGGCCTCACGGCGGCCTTGGCCGATGCCGGGCTGCCGGAGGAGATCGCCGAGGTCGCCGAGTCCACCGCGTACGACGAGGCGATCCGGTCCTCGCACGCGCAGGCCGTCGCCCTGGCCGGCGACGACATCGGCACCCCTGTGCTGTCGGTCGCCGGGCCCGGTGGCGAACGGGTCGGCTTCTTCGGTCCTGTCGTCTCCCCCGCGCCCACCGGAGAGACGGCCGGGCAGTTGTGGGACGGCTTTCTGCTGCTGGCCACCGTTCCGGGCTTCTACGAGGTCAAGCGCACCCGTACCGAAGCGCCCCGGTTCGACATGGACATGGGGGACTGACACGGGCGACTGACGCGGGCCGATTGACGCGGGCGACTGGCACGGCACATCCGGCGGGGCTCGCGCCCATGGGCCGACGCCGACCACTAGCCGCCCCGGTCATCCGGCCATTGGCCACCGGGGCGTGGGCGTTGTCCCCCTGGCGAGCTACGCGCGAGTGACCACTGCGGGGTGACGATCCAGGGCCGCCGGATCCGTAGCGTCTGAGTTGTCGCCGCCGCACTCCGGCCGACCGGCCCGCTCCCAGCCCTTTGTCTTCTCCTCGTCTTCCCCTTGTCTTCTTGGAGGTCCTCGTGAACCGCATGCTCAAGACAACTGCCGTGGCCACGACGTTCTGCGCCGTGGCCGGCGCGGGCATCGTCGGTTACGGGGAGGCCACCGCCCAGGCCGCCCAGGCGCAGGGGCAGACGCAGTGGGCGGCCACGACGACCGCTCGGGGACACGGGGACTCGTTCTCGGGGACCAAGAGGATCCGTGTCGGCGGCTACTCGGTCAATGTCTCGTGCTCCGGCCACTCGGCGGCCCGTAAGCCGGTGGTCGTCCTGATGGCCGGAGGGGGCGACGGACTGGACACGATGGCCGGCCTGCAGAAGAGCTTGAGCAAGAAGGCCAGGGTCTGCTCCTACGACCGGCTCGGCGAGGGCGAGAGCGACCGGCCGAACGGCATCCAGACCATCAACGACAGCTCCAAGATCCTTACGGGCGTGCTGGACCGGATCACCGGTGACCGCCCGGTCGTGCTGGCCGGCCACTCACTGGGCGGGCTGATCGCCGCCCGGTACGCCCCCGACCACCGCGACAGGGTCAAGGGCCTGGTCCTGATGGACGCCACGATCCCGGCCCTGACGGCAGGTATCTCGAAAGCGATCCCCGGGTCGGCCACCGGCATGGCGGCCGAACTGCGTGACCAGACCATCGCGGTGAACGAGGGCCAGAACCCGGAGAAGTTCGTCATCGCCGACGCGAAGGTCCGCTCCGCGGGGAACATCCCGGTGCAGATCATCAGGCACGAGTCCCAGTACGCCGAGGTCCCCGACTACGGGCCCGCCCTGGAACAGATGTGGGCCGAAGGCCAGCACCAGTGGCGCGCGCTCTCCGGCCGCAGCGGGATCAGCGTCGCCGCCGGAAGCGGCCACTACGTCCACGTCGACCGCCCGGACATCGCCGTCAAGGCCATCCAGCGAGTCACCGCGCAGGCCACGGCCCACTCGTAGTCATCACGATGTCGAAGGGCCCCACCGTTCGTGGTGGGGCCCTTCGACGTACGAGTACGACTGTCGTGGCCGTTGGCGGTTACTTCGGGTCGCGGTTGAACGACGCCTGCGACCAGAAGTAGCCCAGTACGGTCAGCGCCAGGGACCAGGCGAGGGCGAGCCAGCCGTTGTGGCCGATCTCGGTGCCGAGCAGCAGGCCCCGCAGGGTCTCGATGGCCGGGGTGAACGGCTGGTACTCGGCGATCGGCTGGAACCAGCCCGGCATGGAGTCCACCGGCACGAAGGCGCTGGAGATGAGGGGCAGGAAGATCAGCGGCAGCGCGTTGTTGCTGGCCGCCTCGGGGTTCGGGCTGATCAGGCCCATGCCGACGGCGATCCAGGTGAGTGCCAGGGCGAAGAGCACGAGCAGTCCGAACGCCGCGATCCACTCCAGGACGGTCGCGTCCGTGGACCGGAAGCCGATGGCCACCGCGACGGCCCCGACGAGGATCACGCTCATCACGCACTGCAGCACGCTGCCGACGACGTGTCCGATGAGCACGGACGGGCGGTGGATCGCCATCGTGCGGAAACGGGCGATGATGCCCTCGGTCATATCCATGGAGACGGACACCGCGGTGCCGATGGTCGTGCCACCGATGGTCATCAGCAGCAGGCCCGGCACGAGATACGCGACGTACGCCGAGCGGTCCGGACCGCCGCTGCCACCGATGCCGGCGCTCATCACGTCGCCGAAGACGTAGACGAAGAGCAGCAGCAGGATGACCGGCGTGAGCAGCAGGTTCAGGGTGAGGGACGGGTAGCGCCGCACGTGCAGGAGATTGCGGCGCAGCATGGTGTTCGAGTCGCGTACGGCGAGGGCGAGGGAGCTCATCGGACATCCTCCTTGGCCTGGGTGGGCAGGGTGGTGGTGCTGGTGAGGGCGAAGAAGACGTCGTCGAGGTCGGGGGTGTGCACGGTGAGTTCGTCGGCCTCGATGCCGGCCGCGTCGAGCCAGTCGAGGATGGAGCGCAGTTCGCGTTGGCTGCCGTCGCTGGGGATCTGCAGGGACAGGGCTTCGTCGTCGCGGGTGGCCTCGTGCAGGGCCAGGGCTGCGGACTGGTAGGTGGCCGGGTCGTCGAAGCGCAGTCGTACGTGTCCGCCGGGGATCAGCCGTTTCAGTTCTTCTGCGGTGCCTTCGGCGGCGATCCTGCCGTCGTTGAGTACGGCGATGCGGTCGGCGAGTTCGTCGGCCTCCTCCAGGTACTGGGTGGTGAGGAAGACCGTCACGCCGCCTGTGACGAGTTCGCGGATGATCTGCCACATGTTGTGGCGGGAGCGTGGGTCCAGGCCGGTGGTGGGTTCGTCGAGGAAGATGATCCTCGGGTTGCCGACCAGGGTCATGGCGATGTCCAGGCGGCGTTTCATGCCGCCGGAGTAGGTGGAGGCGGGCTTCTTCGCGGCCTCCACCAGGTCGAAGCGTTCCAGGAGTTCGGCGGCGACCCGCCGCCCCTCGCTGCGGGAGAGGTGGTGCAGGTCCGCCATGAGGAGCATGTTCTCCTCGCCCGTGATCAGACCGTCCACGGCGGAGAACTGACCGGTGACACCGATCGCGGACCGCACCCCGTCCGGTGACGTGGCGATGTCGTGGCCCGCGACCTGGGCCTGCCCGCCGTCGGCGGAGATGAGGGTGGAGAGGATCTTCACGGCGGTGGTCTTGCCGGCGCCGTTCGGGCCGAGCAGGGCGAAGACCGACCCCGCCGGGATGCGCA from Streptomyces sp. NBC_00258 includes:
- a CDS encoding ArsI/CadI family heavy metal resistance metalloenzyme — protein: MSSRVQLALRVPDLAASIDFYTKLFGTEPSKLRGGNANFAIAEPPLKLVLIEGAAGEETRMDHLGVEVESTDAVHAATSRLTEAGLATDVEDDTTCCYALQDKVWVHGPGQEPWEVYVVKADADSLAKQQGSTCCTGQTDAAVVTKEPSVAGGCC
- a CDS encoding type II toxin-antitoxin system VapB family antitoxin gives rise to the protein MSRTVIDLDDELVADVAKALGTSTKKETVNTALREVLESRRRALALARLRAAAGDGAFDLELFENKGNYRR
- a CDS encoding PIN domain nuclease, with amino-acid sequence MNAAQFLIDTSALARFMRGDAEQYGWDQAAAAGLIATCPVTELEFFYSARSAADRADGIEDMRLIFGWVPVDVRAYDRAWHVQEALTKQGKHRSAGAVDLVVAATAELQGLTLLHRDHDFECIAAVTGQALQWYGPEHGK
- a CDS encoding mycothiol-dependent nitroreductase Rv2466c family protein, whose amino-acid sequence is MSEQWIVDFWFDPVCPYTWISSRWMVEVTKVRPVTVRWRVMSLSVLNEHRDDNPEGEWGDYMWAPVRVCAAVEERFGQQALGDLFTAMGTRFHLRGEWGGLTAALADAGLPEEIAEVAESTAYDEAIRSSHAQAVALAGDDIGTPVLSVAGPGGERVGFFGPVVSPAPTGETAGQLWDGFLLLATVPGFYEVKRTRTEAPRFDMDMGD
- a CDS encoding alpha/beta fold hydrolase; its protein translation is MLKTTAVATTFCAVAGAGIVGYGEATAQAAQAQGQTQWAATTTARGHGDSFSGTKRIRVGGYSVNVSCSGHSAARKPVVVLMAGGGDGLDTMAGLQKSLSKKARVCSYDRLGEGESDRPNGIQTINDSSKILTGVLDRITGDRPVVLAGHSLGGLIAARYAPDHRDRVKGLVLMDATIPALTAGISKAIPGSATGMAAELRDQTIAVNEGQNPEKFVIADAKVRSAGNIPVQIIRHESQYAEVPDYGPALEQMWAEGQHQWRALSGRSGISVAAGSGHYVHVDRPDIAVKAIQRVTAQATAHS
- a CDS encoding ABC transporter permease, which codes for MSSLALAVRDSNTMLRRNLLHVRRYPSLTLNLLLTPVILLLLFVYVFGDVMSAGIGGSGGPDRSAYVAYLVPGLLLMTIGGTTIGTAVSVSMDMTEGIIARFRTMAIHRPSVLIGHVVGSVLQCVMSVILVGAVAVAIGFRSTDATVLEWIAAFGLLVLFALALTWIAVGMGLISPNPEAASNNALPLIFLPLISSAFVPVDSMPGWFQPIAEYQPFTPAIETLRGLLLGTEIGHNGWLALAWSLALTVLGYFWSQASFNRDPK
- a CDS encoding ATP-binding cassette domain-containing protein, with the protein product MPSSVMPTSRQGGGHPSPAAVSTVGLRKSYGDKTVLDGIDLRIPAGSVFALLGPNGAGKTTAVKILSTLISADGGQAQVAGHDIATSPDGVRSAIGVTGQFSAVDGLITGEENMLLMADLHHLSRSEGRRVAAELLERFDLVEAAKKPASTYSGGMKRRLDIAMTLVGNPRIIFLDEPTTGLDPRSRHNMWQIIRELVTGGVTVFLTTQYLEEADELADRIAVLNDGRIAAEGTAEELKRLIPGGHVRLRFDDPATYQSAALALHEATRDDEALSLQIPSDGSQRELRSILDWLDAAGIEADELTVHTPDLDDVFFALTSTTTLPTQAKEDVR